The following proteins are co-located in the Acanthochromis polyacanthus isolate Apoly-LR-REF ecotype Palm Island chromosome 7, KAUST_Apoly_ChrSc, whole genome shotgun sequence genome:
- the LOC110964174 gene encoding immediate early response 3-interacting protein 1-like — MAFTLYSLIQAAILCVNAVAVLHEERFLSKIGWGVDQSVGGFGDEPGIKVQLMNLIRSVRTVMRVPLIAVNSVCIVLLLLFG, encoded by the exons ATGGCATTTACCTTGTATTCTCTCATTCAGGCAGCTATCTTGTGTGTTAATGCTGTCGCTGTATTACACGAAGAAAGATTTCTAAGTAAAA ttGGTTGGGGAGTGGACCAAAGTGTGGGAGGATTTGGTGATGAACCAGGCATCAAAGTGCAGCTAATGAACCTTATCCGCTCTGTGAGGACAGTCATGAGAG TGCCACTGATTGCCGTGAATTCAGTCTGCATTGTGCTACTGCTTCTGTTTGGATGA
- the si:ch211-12e13.1 gene encoding uncharacterized protein si:ch211-12e13.1 isoform X1: protein MGNRPSYIVAPLSVCSLYLFYVHIYCAHRRLKANAVSSDKLPSVVYLYLRYCTRVLTRRTGRLNESAAAHRSDLVYTILNCRLETLLLRRFCRAAGYGWDYPDTEYRDIPLCFPEFLCGRLLLMLLTDENFGLNPAGLVRVRQSLKTFEPVDELKKGPFMLQAQVLSYQQTDAGVEVDVCLSATSRSGCPVWESVLTLLSENKLHKASTHLPRNDSKNEQRFGDFCSKLFAFLHQEKYYCLPLKVATLHLLFTLITITYMGFFVLAGHPPDEPENVKQVELRVPRTVELRCPWSFSDYSPRRLLSLPARFFGYRSQATPSLWMLSVCLAEIEKHKGVDIITAPVSISVQFKEPLLVPGKVTISFWEEVKDGAQSSARGLNFHMEEQAGSMSHILGLISRS from the exons ATGGGAAACAGACCGAGTTACATTGTAGCCCCGCTGtctgtatgttctctgtacTTATTTTATGTTCACATTTACTGCGCTCATAGGCGGCTAAAAGCTAACGCAGTCAGCAGCGACAAACTTCCCAGTGTTGTGTATCTGTACCTCAGATATTGTACCAGAGTTCTCACCCGGAGAACAGGTCGCCTAAAtgaatcagctgctgcacacagGAGTGATCTTGTTTACACGATCCTCAACTGCAG GCTGGAGACTCTGTTGTTGAGGAGattctgcagagctgcaggttATGGTTGGGATTATCCAGACACTGAATACAGAGACATCCCGCTGTGTTTCCCAGAGTTCCTCTGTGGCAGACTGCTGCTTATGTTGCTGACTGATGAGAACTTCGGACTCAACCCAGCAG GTCTGGTTCGTGTGcgtcagagtttgaaaaccttTGAGCCTGTTGATGAGCTGAAGAAGGGTCCGTTCATGCTGCAGGCGCAAGTCTTGTCCTACCAGCAGACTGATGCAGGGGTGGAGGTggacgtctgtctgtctgccactTCCCGTTCTGGATGCCCAGTGTGGGAGAGTGTCCTGACTCTGCTCTCCGAAAACAAGCTTCACAAAGCCAGCACACACTTACCGAGGAATGACAGCAAAAATGAGCAGCGTTTTGGTGATTTCTGCTCAaaactgtttgcatttttacacCAGGAAAAATATTACTGCCTTCCTCTTAAAGTGGCAACATtgcatttattgtttactttgATCACCATAACATACATGGGTTTCTTTGTTCTGGCAGGCCATCCACCAGATGAGCCAGAAAATGTGAAGCAGGTAGAGCTCAGAGTTCCCAGGACTGTGGAGCTGCGGTGTCCATGGTCCTTCTCTGACTACTCCCCCCGTCGGCTCCTTTCTCTGCCAGCCAGGTTCTTCGGCTACAGATCGCAGGCAACACCAAGTCTCTGGATGCTGTCTGTTTGCTTGGCTGAAATAGAAAAGCACAAAG GTGTTGACATCATCACAGCTCCTGTCAGCATCTCTGTCCAGTTTAAGGAGCCTCTGTTGGTACCAGGAAAAGTAACAATCAGTTTTTGGGAGGAAGTCAAAGATGGGGCTCAGTCTTCAGCCAGAGGTCTCAACTTCCACATGGAGGAACAAGCAGGCAGCATGTCTCACATCCTGGGACTTATTTCTAGATCATAA
- the si:ch211-12e13.1 gene encoding uncharacterized protein si:ch211-12e13.1 isoform X2 produces the protein MGNRPSYIVAPLSVCSLYLFYVHIYCAHRRLKANAVSSDKLPSVVYLYLRYCTRVLTRRTGRLNESAAAHRSDLVYTILNCRLETLLLRRFCRAAGYGWDYPDTEYRDIPLCFPEFLCGRLLLMLLTDENFGLNPAGLVRVRQSLKTFEPVDELKKGPFMLQAQVLSYQQTDAGVEVDVCLSATSRSGCPVWESVLTLLSENKLHKASTHLPRNDSKNEQRFGHPPDEPENVKQVELRVPRTVELRCPWSFSDYSPRRLLSLPARFFGYRSQATPSLWMLSVCLAEIEKHKGVDIITAPVSISVQFKEPLLVPGKVTISFWEEVKDGAQSSARGLNFHMEEQAGSMSHILGLISRS, from the exons ATGGGAAACAGACCGAGTTACATTGTAGCCCCGCTGtctgtatgttctctgtacTTATTTTATGTTCACATTTACTGCGCTCATAGGCGGCTAAAAGCTAACGCAGTCAGCAGCGACAAACTTCCCAGTGTTGTGTATCTGTACCTCAGATATTGTACCAGAGTTCTCACCCGGAGAACAGGTCGCCTAAAtgaatcagctgctgcacacagGAGTGATCTTGTTTACACGATCCTCAACTGCAG GCTGGAGACTCTGTTGTTGAGGAGattctgcagagctgcaggttATGGTTGGGATTATCCAGACACTGAATACAGAGACATCCCGCTGTGTTTCCCAGAGTTCCTCTGTGGCAGACTGCTGCTTATGTTGCTGACTGATGAGAACTTCGGACTCAACCCAGCAG GTCTGGTTCGTGTGcgtcagagtttgaaaaccttTGAGCCTGTTGATGAGCTGAAGAAGGGTCCGTTCATGCTGCAGGCGCAAGTCTTGTCCTACCAGCAGACTGATGCAGGGGTGGAGGTggacgtctgtctgtctgccactTCCCGTTCTGGATGCCCAGTGTGGGAGAGTGTCCTGACTCTGCTCTCCGAAAACAAGCTTCACAAAGCCAGCACACACTTACCGAGGAATGACAGCAAAAATGAGCAGCGTTTTG GCCATCCACCAGATGAGCCAGAAAATGTGAAGCAGGTAGAGCTCAGAGTTCCCAGGACTGTGGAGCTGCGGTGTCCATGGTCCTTCTCTGACTACTCCCCCCGTCGGCTCCTTTCTCTGCCAGCCAGGTTCTTCGGCTACAGATCGCAGGCAACACCAAGTCTCTGGATGCTGTCTGTTTGCTTGGCTGAAATAGAAAAGCACAAAG GTGTTGACATCATCACAGCTCCTGTCAGCATCTCTGTCCAGTTTAAGGAGCCTCTGTTGGTACCAGGAAAAGTAACAATCAGTTTTTGGGAGGAAGTCAAAGATGGGGCTCAGTCTTCAGCCAGAGGTCTCAACTTCCACATGGAGGAACAAGCAGGCAGCATGTCTCACATCCTGGGACTTATTTCTAGATCATAA